The Timaviella obliquedivisa GSE-PSE-MK23-08B genome window below encodes:
- a CDS encoding sugar transferase, with protein MMAYSTNKTSLTPLMQVHPSVHSKTKRLIDILGAGVGLAITGLILLPIAIAIQLDNPGSVFYRQVRCGLNGRTFKIWKFRSMVTEADRLKHLVTNEAKGLIFKNQNDPRITRVGRFLRRTSLDEFPQFWNVLKGEMSLVGTRPPSVDEVMQYQQHHFQRLTVKPGMTGEWQVNGRSNVEDFEKIVEMDLDYQKKWSLGYDLRLILRTLQVIFNKKGAY; from the coding sequence ATGATGGCTTATTCTACCAACAAAACGTCTTTAACACCTTTAATGCAGGTGCATCCTTCCGTACACAGTAAGACTAAGCGCTTGATTGATATTTTGGGTGCAGGGGTGGGTCTAGCCATTACAGGGCTCATCTTGCTTCCCATTGCGATCGCCATTCAACTCGATAATCCAGGCTCAGTATTCTATCGCCAAGTCCGCTGTGGACTTAATGGTCGAACTTTCAAAATCTGGAAATTCCGTTCCATGGTTACCGAAGCCGATCGCCTCAAACACCTAGTCACTAACGAAGCCAAAGGGTTAATTTTCAAAAACCAAAACGATCCACGTATTACTCGTGTTGGTCGTTTCTTGCGCCGCACTAGCCTAGATGAGTTTCCTCAATTCTGGAACGTTCTCAAAGGCGAAATGAGCTTAGTTGGAACTCGTCCTCCCTCAGTTGATGAAGTCATGCAATATCAACAGCATCATTTTCAACGTTTAACAGTTAAGCCGGGCATGACAGGCGAATGGCAAGTCAACGGTCGCTCTAATGTCGAAGACTTCGAGAAAATTGTTGAAATGGACTTGGACTACCAAAAAAAGTGGTCATTGGGCTATGACCTTAGGCTGATTTTGAGAACACTTCAAGTCATCTTCAACAAGAAAGGAGCTTACTAA
- a CDS encoding flavodoxin family protein: MTNVAIIYFSGNGHTHLMAEAVAAGAKQASNTAVEVLRITGDQITQGRWHNDEMLQKLHQADAIIFGSPTYMGGVAAQFKAFIDAASSVWFTQGWKDKVAGGFTHSGSPSGDKQGTLLYLMTNAMQHCMVWVGNADANQYSDAPDAVNRLGSYAGVMGQSPPDMTGKPAEVHQGDLLTAQNYGKRIAEAAQRWKMG, from the coding sequence ATGACTAACGTTGCGATTATTTATTTCTCTGGCAACGGACACACTCATTTAATGGCTGAAGCCGTTGCTGCCGGAGCTAAACAAGCTTCCAACACTGCTGTTGAAGTGCTGCGGATCACTGGCGACCAAATTACCCAAGGGCGCTGGCACAATGACGAAATGCTGCAAAAGTTGCATCAAGCCGATGCAATTATCTTTGGTTCACCCACTTACATGGGCGGCGTGGCGGCTCAGTTCAAAGCTTTTATTGATGCGGCTTCAAGCGTTTGGTTCACGCAAGGGTGGAAAGACAAAGTTGCGGGGGGCTTTACTCATTCTGGTTCTCCCAGTGGCGATAAGCAGGGCACACTTTTATACCTCATGACTAATGCAATGCAGCATTGTATGGTCTGGGTGGGTAACGCTGATGCCAACCAATACTCTGACGCACCTGATGCCGTCAATCGTTTAGGGTCTTATGCGGGCGTGATGGGGCAGAGTCCTCCTGATATGACAGGTAAACCTGCAGAGGTTCATCAGGGCGATTTGCTGACAGCACAAAACTACGGCAAACGAATTGCAGAGGCAGCGCAGCGCTGGAAGATGGGATAG
- a CDS encoding Lrp/AsnC family transcriptional regulator: MDLDEIDSKVIQYLMTHGRITWAELAGALELSAPATADRVRRLEERQVIRGYTALVNPEAIGYPLTALIAVTLEKPKYRAPFLKKVEQLPEIQECHHVTGDDDYWLKVRCQDTHDLERLISDVKELPGILRTRTTIVLSTVKETTVLPLKKQV, encoded by the coding sequence ATGGACTTAGATGAGATAGATTCCAAAGTTATTCAATATCTTATGACCCACGGACGAATAACTTGGGCAGAACTGGCGGGTGCTCTGGAATTATCTGCTCCAGCAACTGCCGATCGCGTTCGCCGATTGGAAGAGCGACAGGTGATCAGGGGTTACACAGCTTTGGTAAATCCAGAGGCGATCGGCTATCCGTTAACGGCATTAATTGCAGTTACGCTAGAAAAACCCAAATACCGTGCCCCGTTCCTCAAAAAGGTTGAGCAACTTCCCGAAATTCAGGAATGCCATCACGTCACGGGAGACGACGACTATTGGCTGAAGGTGCGCTGTCAAGATACCCACGATTTAGAACGGCTTATTAGTGATGTCAAGGAGCTTCCTGGCATTTTAAGAACACGCACCACGATCGTGCTTTCCACAGTGAAGGAAACGACGGTATTACCCCTTAAAAAGCAGGTGTAA
- a CDS encoding peptidoglycan DD-metalloendopeptidase family protein, whose translation MRRLLGERWLVFALSLVFAFFLINVGSSVVPVIAQTPLDQLQKQQSDLERQRSTVTEQRDRIQRQEASAQTKLGGIQIRIKATTAQISANEKKLQNASQRLNKLQINLASVEAGYQQKQFATIARLKFLQRQQHVQGWAVLLQSQNLNEFLDRRYQIQQVYKGDRQTLVTLKAQSNKIETQRRAVSTQKNTVALLTQELLAQKSEFQAEADTQKTNIDRLKQDQGALEAAEEQLSRDSENIAALIQQRLAEQSRSNIAAVLPSTGLMGYPSNGPITSPFGDRMHPILGYVRFHSGLDFGADYGSPIFAAQSGTVILAGWYGGYGQAVLIDHGGVTTLYGHSSELYVAEGDTVQRGQAIAAIGSSGLSTGPHLHFEVRVSGEPVNPISYF comes from the coding sequence ATGCGGCGCTTGTTGGGAGAGCGATGGCTGGTCTTTGCGCTTTCTTTGGTCTTTGCGTTTTTCTTGATTAATGTAGGTAGCTCGGTTGTGCCCGTAATTGCCCAAACGCCCCTTGACCAACTGCAAAAACAACAAAGTGACTTAGAGCGACAGAGATCAACAGTTACTGAGCAGCGCGATCGCATTCAACGACAAGAAGCCTCTGCCCAAACGAAGCTAGGCGGCATTCAGATCCGAATTAAAGCAACTACCGCACAAATTTCTGCCAACGAGAAGAAGCTGCAAAACGCCAGTCAGCGCCTCAACAAACTGCAAATCAACTTAGCCAGCGTAGAGGCAGGCTATCAGCAAAAACAGTTTGCCACCATTGCCCGGCTCAAATTTCTTCAGCGTCAGCAGCATGTCCAAGGTTGGGCAGTTTTATTACAAAGTCAAAACTTGAACGAATTTCTCGATCGCCGCTATCAGATCCAGCAAGTTTACAAGGGCGATCGCCAAACCCTAGTCACCCTCAAAGCCCAGTCCAACAAAATTGAAACCCAACGGCGAGCGGTGTCCACTCAAAAAAACACCGTTGCCTTGCTTACTCAAGAACTACTCGCCCAAAAGTCTGAATTCCAAGCAGAAGCAGATACTCAGAAGACCAACATTGATCGTCTTAAGCAAGATCAGGGTGCCTTAGAAGCCGCCGAAGAACAGCTTTCTAGAGACTCTGAAAATATTGCTGCCCTTATTCAACAACGGCTTGCCGAACAATCCCGTAGCAACATTGCGGCAGTGCTTCCTAGCACAGGCTTGATGGGCTACCCCTCTAATGGCCCTATTACCAGTCCGTTCGGCGATCGGATGCACCCAATTTTAGGCTACGTTCGCTTTCATTCAGGCTTAGATTTTGGGGCAGATTACGGGAGTCCCATTTTCGCTGCACAATCTGGAACTGTGATTTTGGCTGGCTGGTATGGCGGCTATGGACAAGCTGTCCTAATTGATCATGGCGGTGTCACAACGCTCTATGGGCATAGCAGCGAGCTTTACGTAGCAGAAGGCGACACAGTGCAGCGTGGACAGGCGATCGCCGCCATCGGCTCTAGCGGACTATCGACAGGACCCCACCTCCATTTTGAAGTCCGGGTCAGCGGCGAACCCGTTAACCCCATCAGCTACTTTTAA
- a CDS encoding DUF4079 domain-containing protein: MHLPSFLWLWRIAAWSMGFSLFAYLLLATSGSWLFLSRRNSQPRPKWLRPAHYIVGGTMVTLVVLLMVIGLVGTLGYYGNLGHSAHLPAGLVVVALTLLSAWSSTQISPKRPWARSLHIGTNLALFLGFTTVTLTGWTIVQKYLP, translated from the coding sequence ATGCACCTCCCCTCCTTCCTCTGGCTCTGGCGTATTGCTGCCTGGTCAATGGGTTTTTCCCTCTTTGCCTACTTGCTCTTGGCGACTTCTGGCTCCTGGCTCTTTCTGAGCCGTCGTAATAGCCAACCTCGCCCTAAGTGGCTGCGCCCCGCTCACTATATTGTGGGTGGCACAATGGTCACGCTTGTTGTGCTGCTGATGGTGATTGGACTGGTCGGCACCCTGGGCTACTATGGCAACCTAGGACATTCAGCCCACTTGCCTGCTGGATTGGTGGTGGTGGCTCTAACGTTGCTCTCTGCCTGGAGTTCTACCCAAATTAGCCCTAAGCGTCCTTGGGCACGATCGCTTCACATCGGCACAAACCTGGCGCTCTTTCTGGGCTTTACCACTGTGACTTTAACAGGCTGGACAATTGTTCAAAAGTACTTACCTTAA
- a CDS encoding ATP-binding cassette domain-containing protein, with protein sequence MNGSEEIIRFERVGLKAGLGDQSLLDDISFKVFRGDRLAIIGQSGSGKTSLLRLLNRLSEASQGNIFFEDQDIRRIPIVSLRQQITLVQQESKLLGMTVRQALAYPLLLRGIPQAAIEQRISRGIEQMHIPQDWLERLEIQLSVGQRQWVAIARALMIQPKVLLLDEPTSALDVGRADYLLKLLIELSQTQQTTILMINHQINLAQQFCDRVLQMQQGRLMQDLPSAQIDWAELQENLIQAEIQASHEWE encoded by the coding sequence ATGAATGGGTCTGAAGAAATAATTCGTTTCGAGAGAGTGGGTCTGAAGGCAGGATTAGGGGATCAATCTTTGCTCGATGATATTTCCTTCAAAGTCTTTCGGGGCGATCGCCTTGCCATCATTGGGCAATCTGGCTCAGGTAAAACCTCTCTTCTACGGCTGCTCAACCGCTTGAGCGAAGCCAGCCAAGGCAATATTTTCTTTGAAGACCAAGATATCCGCCGTATCCCTATTGTTTCTCTTCGCCAACAAATTACTCTTGTTCAGCAAGAGTCCAAGCTTTTGGGCATGACGGTTCGCCAAGCCCTTGCTTATCCCTTGTTGTTGCGAGGCATTCCACAAGCTGCTATTGAGCAACGGATTAGCCGTGGGATCGAGCAAATGCACATTCCTCAAGATTGGCTAGAGCGACTAGAAATCCAGCTTTCGGTAGGGCAACGACAGTGGGTCGCGATCGCCCGTGCTTTGATGATTCAACCCAAGGTTCTCCTGCTTGATGAGCCTACCTCAGCCCTAGATGTAGGACGAGCAGACTATTTACTAAAGTTACTGATCGAGCTTTCCCAAACTCAACAAACCACTATTTTGATGATCAATCATCAGATCAATTTGGCTCAACAATTTTGCGATCGCGTGTTGCAGATGCAACAAGGCAGACTGATGCAAGACTTACCCAGCGCCCAAATAGACTGGGCAGAACTGCAAGAAAACTTGATTCAAGCTGAAATCCAAGCATCCCACGAATGGGAGTAA
- a CDS encoding GUN4 domain-containing protein, whose translation MNSDNRTDAAASAQTREHQERLDRYRQDFLQIIRQESPPGQEMRYGLQQLQQSLELTEQEVEAIEARVDHEFQTQSRAYKESLYRYEQEFSDAIRQEFPLNPTHQNRLWQLQDSLGLQRPDVIKIEGQLIAQKVSQPSVHDSSAVVAPFLPDLNSSFSDSPSIDPQSIVTTAPDPQDFRLPDPLEAKLVDDIDLEPFTTSPPFSRFAEVSTTHLPFSSFTESDESLQAPILPTTRLDPPSLSSDCDVDYTHLQDLLEANQWKEADEETLNVMLQATARSQAGWLDTIALAEFPCTDLHTIDRLWGRYSDEQFSFRVQYRLYSGVTISTENSVNPSRSDEERALEFSKNVGWWVKRLEFLRYYNQLDFTLQAPTGHLPALWFWKIPWGEACRYGGIGSGRGGCRMDHQIITAFIDRLEQCGFN comes from the coding sequence ATGAACTCAGACAATCGTACTGACGCAGCCGCAAGCGCCCAGACCAGAGAACATCAAGAGCGTCTAGACCGCTATAGGCAGGATTTTTTACAAATCATTCGCCAAGAATCGCCCCCTGGTCAGGAGATGCGCTACGGCTTACAGCAACTTCAACAATCTCTAGAACTCACTGAACAAGAGGTAGAGGCGATCGAAGCGAGAGTTGACCACGAATTTCAAACTCAAAGCCGTGCCTACAAAGAGTCCTTGTACCGCTACGAGCAAGAATTTTCTGATGCGATTCGTCAAGAATTTCCCCTCAATCCTACGCATCAGAATCGGCTATGGCAATTGCAAGATAGCCTGGGTTTACAAAGACCCGATGTCATTAAAATCGAAGGACAACTCATTGCACAAAAAGTTAGCCAGCCCTCAGTGCATGACTCTTCTGCCGTAGTCGCCCCTTTTCTCCCAGATCTAAACTCCTCATTTTCCGACTCGCCGTCAATTGACCCGCAATCCATAGTGACTACAGCGCCTGATCCTCAAGATTTTCGGTTGCCCGACCCGCTTGAAGCCAAGCTAGTAGATGACATTGACTTGGAACCTTTCACAACTTCACCGCCATTTTCTAGGTTTGCCGAAGTCTCTACGACCCACCTGCCATTTTCCAGTTTCACTGAGTCGGATGAAAGCCTTCAGGCGCCAATTCTCCCTACCACCCGCCTCGATCCGCCCAGTCTCAGTTCTGACTGCGACGTGGACTACACCCATCTCCAAGATCTGCTAGAAGCAAATCAATGGAAAGAAGCTGATGAGGAGACGTTGAATGTCATGCTTCAGGCAACCGCGCGCAGTCAGGCTGGTTGGTTAGACACGATCGCGCTTGCCGAATTTCCTTGCACCGACCTACACACCATCGATCGTCTTTGGGGCAGATATAGTGATGAACAATTTAGTTTTAGAGTGCAATATCGGCTCTATTCTGGCGTGACTATCTCCACCGAAAACTCCGTTAATCCGAGTCGCTCCGACGAAGAACGCGCCTTAGAATTTAGTAAAAATGTTGGCTGGTGGGTCAAGCGCTTAGAATTCTTGAGATACTACAATCAACTTGACTTCACTCTTCAAGCCCCCACTGGTCACTTGCCAGCCCTCTGGTTCTGGAAAATTCCTTGGGGGGAAGCCTGTCGCTATGGAGGCATTGGCTCAGGTCGTGGCGGCTGTCGTATGGATCATCAAATAATTACTGCCTTTATCGATCGCTTAGAACAGTGCGGCTTTAACTAG
- a CDS encoding HAD family hydrolase has translation MTEIETAPTLLALDFDGVLCNGLMEYFQTAWRVYCQIWSHPEAVLPEGLAEEFNRLRPVVETGWEMPVVIQAILSGVSEIEILANWAAIAPQLAKATGLSPTEIGNQVDHTRDRWIANDLESWLALHQFYPGVIERLQQISSLHPVIITTKEERFVVQLLQQQGIDFPQSQIFGKSLKQPKSQTLRALIQDLSQQNLSQQTEHLRIWFVEDRLKTLQAITVQPDLSPVRLFLGDWGYNTASDREAARQDPRIHLLSLSTFAGEFSLWI, from the coding sequence ATGACAGAAATAGAAACTGCCCCCACTCTTTTAGCACTCGATTTTGATGGAGTTCTCTGCAACGGTTTGATGGAATATTTTCAGACAGCTTGGCGAGTTTACTGCCAAATCTGGTCGCATCCTGAAGCAGTGCTGCCTGAAGGTTTGGCAGAAGAGTTTAATCGCTTGCGTCCAGTAGTGGAAACCGGATGGGAAATGCCTGTAGTGATTCAGGCAATTCTGTCAGGCGTTTCTGAGATAGAGATTTTAGCGAACTGGGCCGCGATCGCCCCTCAGCTTGCCAAAGCCACTGGGCTATCCCCCACCGAAATCGGCAATCAAGTCGATCACACACGCGATCGGTGGATTGCCAACGATCTAGAAAGTTGGCTGGCTCTCCATCAGTTTTATCCCGGAGTCATTGAGCGACTTCAGCAGATTAGTTCTTTGCATCCTGTCATTATCACTACTAAAGAAGAACGATTTGTGGTTCAGTTGTTGCAACAACAAGGCATCGACTTTCCCCAATCTCAAATTTTCGGTAAGTCCCTTAAACAACCCAAATCACAAACGCTCCGTGCCCTCATTCAAGATCTGAGTCAGCAAAATCTGAGTCAGCAAACAGAGCATCTCAGGATCTGGTTTGTCGAAGATCGGCTAAAAACTCTACAAGCCATTACCGTTCAGCCTGACCTAAGCCCTGTTCGGCTTTTTTTAGGCGATTGGGGATACAATACTGCCTCAGACCGAGAAGCCGCCAGACAAGACCCTAGAATTCATCTTCTATCACTTTCAACCTTTGCTGGCGAGTTTTCTCTATGGATTTAA
- a CDS encoding Npun_R1517 family heterocyst differentiation transcriptional regulator → MKSDSSDSFNSQPLDSELAVYNCEIHLKFRLIEDKNLPRDREQLLEALLDAFSYGADEYLEPLQAHAEVTEVSEIEASPEMRRQLIRLRNSKDLA, encoded by the coding sequence ATGAAATCTGATTCTTCTGATTCTTTTAACTCTCAACCTCTTGATTCTGAACTTGCTGTATACAACTGCGAAATTCATCTAAAGTTTCGGCTCATTGAAGATAAAAATCTTCCCCGCGATCGCGAACAGCTATTAGAAGCACTACTAGACGCATTTTCCTACGGCGCAGACGAATACCTTGAGCCACTCCAAGCTCATGCTGAAGTCACAGAAGTTTCTGAAATAGAAGCTTCTCCTGAAATGCGCCGTCAGTTAATTCGCTTGCGTAATTCTAAAGACCTGGCTTAA
- a CDS encoding TIGR01777 family oxidoreductase: MKVAVTGATGFVGSRLVERLQAEGHQILVLTRSAEQAKRVFPTATFSDVEIVAYSPLESGAWQRSISGCDAVVNLAGAPIAESRWTPERKQEISDSRKLGTRKIVEAIAQASPKPTVLVNSSAIGYYGTSETAVFEESAKPGSDFLAQVCQDWEYEAERVKSAGVRLVILRTGIVLGMGGAIAKMLLPFRMFAGGPIGSGRQWFSWIHRDDLVSLILQALTQTEMTGTYNATAPQPVRMAELCQALGQVMNRPSWLPVPDFALEALLGDGAQVVLQGQQVLPKRTESSGFKFTYSTVKPALKEILSQS, encoded by the coding sequence ATGAAAGTAGCAGTAACTGGGGCAACAGGATTTGTGGGGAGTCGCTTGGTCGAGCGACTTCAGGCAGAAGGGCATCAGATCTTGGTATTGACCCGTAGCGCCGAACAAGCAAAACGAGTTTTTCCGACAGCCACATTTTCTGATGTAGAAATTGTGGCTTACTCGCCCCTAGAATCGGGCGCTTGGCAGCGATCGATTTCTGGATGCGATGCCGTCGTGAATTTGGCAGGAGCGCCCATCGCTGAGAGCCGTTGGACTCCAGAACGTAAGCAAGAAATTTCTGACAGCCGCAAACTGGGCACGCGGAAAATTGTAGAGGCGATCGCGCAAGCAAGCCCTAAGCCCACGGTTCTGGTTAATTCCTCTGCCATTGGCTACTATGGCACCAGTGAAACCGCAGTGTTTGAAGAATCTGCTAAACCCGGCAGTGATTTCTTGGCACAGGTCTGTCAAGACTGGGAGTATGAGGCAGAGCGGGTCAAGTCGGCTGGCGTGCGGCTGGTGATTTTACGAACGGGAATTGTATTGGGAATGGGTGGGGCGATCGCCAAAATGTTGCTGCCCTTCCGAATGTTTGCTGGAGGTCCAATTGGCAGTGGTCGGCAGTGGTTCTCATGGATTCACCGAGATGACTTAGTCAGCCTGATTCTTCAAGCTTTGACTCAAACTGAGATGACGGGCACCTACAATGCCACGGCTCCTCAGCCAGTGCGCATGGCAGAACTGTGTCAAGCCTTAGGGCAAGTCATGAACCGTCCGTCCTGGCTACCTGTGCCAGACTTTGCCCTCGAAGCGTTGTTAGGAGATGGAGCGCAGGTTGTACTGCAAGGTCAGCAGGTTCTCCCGAAACGGACTGAATCTAGTGGGTTTAAGTTTACTTACTCGACTGTGAAACCCGCACTGAAAGAGATTTTGAGCCAATCATAA
- a CDS encoding SEC59/DGK1/VTE5 family protein, with the protein MFLIEPSLSLQIAVVAVWLAFVVAIAEVLRRVAHAQPEMVRKIVHIGTGNVILLAWWLKIPAWMGILASVLFSLVTLLSYRLSILPDINNIGRKSLGTFFYAVSIGVLIGIFWQAHVYYAVMGVLIMTWGDGLAALIGKQWGRHPYELWGMQKSWEGSLTMALVSYGVSSSIFLSVQGNIWQTWLVAAAIALIATGLEAFSKWGIDNLTVPLGSAIAAFLLNDFSLWN; encoded by the coding sequence ATGTTCCTAATCGAACCCAGTTTGAGCTTACAGATTGCTGTGGTGGCAGTGTGGCTAGCCTTTGTAGTGGCGATCGCTGAAGTTCTTCGTCGGGTTGCCCATGCCCAGCCTGAAATGGTTCGCAAAATTGTCCATATTGGCACGGGCAACGTTATTCTACTTGCCTGGTGGCTAAAAATTCCGGCATGGATGGGAATTTTAGCTTCGGTTCTCTTCAGTTTAGTGACTCTTTTATCATACCGACTGTCAATCTTGCCAGATATCAATAACATTGGACGAAAAAGCCTGGGCACTTTTTTCTATGCCGTCAGTATTGGCGTTTTAATTGGCATTTTTTGGCAAGCTCATGTCTACTATGCAGTCATGGGCGTGCTGATCATGACTTGGGGTGATGGACTAGCAGCGCTTATTGGAAAACAATGGGGACGGCACCCTTACGAGCTTTGGGGAATGCAAAAAAGTTGGGAGGGGTCATTGACCATGGCACTAGTTAGCTACGGTGTCAGTAGCTCTATTTTTCTATCTGTGCAAGGAAATATTTGGCAAACTTGGCTCGTTGCTGCTGCGATCGCCCTGATCGCCACAGGTCTAGAGGCTTTCTCTAAATGGGGTATTGATAATTTGACTGTGCCGTTAGGAAGTGCGATCGCGGCTTTCTTGTTAAATGACTTTTCCCTATGGAACTAA
- a CDS encoding alpha/beta hydrolase, whose product MFNKKPLKLAIWGALGTPIALSLISPMALASEQVVLKYNVFERSVSVEELTTFAETGKLSRDLKAYLRTSKQDPETIRQTLTDTVEVDVVTLDRFLNSIVGDIALERLSRYIYTSSRKADKQAMRAALVLSASEDNNISILEVAQNYPTEEVHIDGNRLSETYAQISLLRGGLDNLLERIRGVL is encoded by the coding sequence ATGTTTAATAAAAAACCTTTGAAACTGGCAATATGGGGAGCACTGGGCACCCCGATCGCCCTCTCTCTAATCAGCCCAATGGCGCTCGCCTCTGAACAGGTTGTGCTTAAGTACAACGTCTTTGAGCGTTCAGTTTCTGTCGAAGAACTCACTACTTTTGCCGAGACAGGTAAACTCTCGCGTGACCTCAAAGCTTATCTGCGAACATCTAAGCAAGACCCAGAGACAATTCGTCAAACTCTCACCGACACAGTTGAGGTTGACGTTGTAACGCTCGATCGGTTTCTTAATAGCATCGTTGGCGACATCGCCCTAGAACGACTAAGTCGATATATCTACACGTCTTCTCGCAAAGCTGACAAACAAGCCATGCGAGCCGCCCTCGTGCTCTCTGCAAGCGAGGACAACAACATCAGCATTCTCGAGGTGGCGCAGAACTACCCCACTGAAGAAGTTCATATCGATGGTAATCGTCTTTCAGAAACCTATGCACAGATTTCACTTCTCAGAGGCGGTCTTGACAACCTTTTAGAGCGAATTAGAGGAGTGCTTTAA
- the deoC gene encoding deoxyribose-phosphate aldolase, giving the protein MAGFTTEINLAEFIDHSLLNPAATPEQVLKCCEEADRFGFPTVCIFPNAVRQAVEFLHNKRPQVCTVIGFPTGATTSAVKRFEAQEAMENGANELDVVINLSWLKSGNTEALHRELAAIVDETGLTIKAILETAILSDEEKVLAAEICIDAGVSFLKTSTGWLGGATVADVQLLHQVAKDQVAIKASGGIRTAEQAIALIMAGATRLGTSYGPALVRQHGTLEEGLAS; this is encoded by the coding sequence GTGGCAGGATTTACGACTGAAATTAACTTAGCAGAATTTATTGATCACTCTCTTCTGAATCCTGCTGCTACTCCAGAGCAGGTTTTGAAGTGCTGCGAAGAGGCAGATCGATTTGGCTTTCCAACTGTCTGTATCTTCCCTAATGCTGTTCGTCAGGCGGTAGAGTTCTTGCATAATAAACGTCCTCAGGTTTGTACTGTGATTGGTTTTCCGACTGGGGCAACGACCTCTGCGGTCAAGCGATTTGAGGCACAGGAAGCCATGGAAAATGGTGCTAACGAGTTGGATGTGGTTATTAACTTAAGCTGGCTAAAATCTGGCAATACTGAAGCGTTACATCGAGAACTGGCTGCTATTGTCGACGAGACAGGGCTAACGATTAAAGCCATCCTGGAAACTGCCATCCTGAGTGACGAAGAGAAGGTGTTGGCAGCCGAAATCTGCATTGATGCGGGTGTCTCGTTTTTGAAGACCAGCACAGGTTGGTTAGGGGGCGCAACAGTGGCAGATGTTCAACTCCTGCACCAGGTTGCTAAAGACCAGGTGGCGATCAAAGCTTCGGGTGGAATTCGGACGGCAGAGCAGGCGATCGCGCTGATTATGGCAGGTGCTACTCGTTTAGGAACTTCCTACGGCCCTGCTTTAGTGCGGCAACACGGTACGCTTGAGGAAGGATTAGCCTCTTAA
- the recO gene encoding DNA repair protein RecO, protein MSGTYKAIGINLKTAPSGESDRLLTILTEEFGLIRAIAPGARKHKSSLGGRSGLFVVNQLLIVQGRNLDKVIQAESLESYPGLSQSLSKLTAGQYLAELALCQALSDQPQAELFCLIREHLSRVEKSPATLACLTHASFHLLALAGITPQVQECCVTRHIITPNLSDPNWRIGFSVVSGGTVQLAELDHLSSPSRPQKKLSLLSSNSSKVSSPSSTQEHPAWVTQLNALELWLLQRLAQPNLIQDLLQVDEAILEPNYYQAWLSIERVLRHYAQYHLDRPIRSAALIDACFVPANAPSPCS, encoded by the coding sequence ATGAGTGGAACTTACAAGGCAATTGGAATTAATCTCAAGACAGCGCCGTCAGGAGAATCCGATCGCCTGTTAACCATTCTCACAGAGGAGTTTGGCTTAATTCGGGCGATCGCTCCTGGCGCTCGTAAACACAAGTCTAGTTTGGGTGGGCGTAGCGGCTTATTCGTTGTCAATCAACTGCTGATTGTTCAAGGACGTAACCTCGACAAAGTTATTCAAGCAGAGAGCTTGGAGTCATATCCTGGTCTTAGTCAAAGCCTGAGTAAACTAACCGCAGGTCAGTACCTGGCAGAGCTTGCCCTCTGTCAAGCCTTGAGCGATCAACCTCAAGCCGAGTTGTTTTGCCTCATAAGAGAGCATCTCAGCCGCGTAGAAAAATCTCCTGCAACGCTTGCTTGCCTTACCCATGCATCTTTTCACCTCCTTGCCTTAGCAGGAATTACACCTCAAGTCCAGGAGTGCTGCGTGACTCGGCACATCATTACCCCAAACCTGAGCGATCCTAACTGGAGAATTGGCTTCAGCGTTGTCTCAGGAGGCACTGTTCAACTTGCTGAACTTGACCATTTATCCTCCCCGTCCCGTCCTCAAAAAAAGTTATCGCTTTTATCTTCAAATAGCTCCAAAGTGTCTAGCCCTTCCTCAACCCAAGAGCATCCAGCATGGGTAACTCAACTCAATGCCTTGGAGTTATGGCTGCTTCAACGATTGGCACAACCTAACCTCATCCAAGATCTGCTGCAAGTCGATGAGGCAATTTTAGAGCCTAATTATTATCAAGCGTGGCTTTCCATTGAACGAGTATTGCGCCATTATGCTCAATATCACCTCGATCGCCCCATTCGTTCTGCGGCACTCATTGATGCCTGCTTTGTTCCCGCTAACGCCCCTTCTCCCTGTTCGTAA